The DNA window tgaaatgaccaacaatggggagagggaccttgtagagtccacctctagtagaaagacaggacatcaagtggggGGATGGAattgccatctcacagtcaaaaactctgacccagaattgttcctgtctacaaGAACTTTGGGGatatgcaaaggagttgaggcttggcaccatgaagagagcctattggaggctactggtgaagcctacTTGTAAAAGAAGGACCCCagtatattggagatgccagtaccatgggatgatcaccaagaacagccgaggcagtggagtggatcaacctgagtgtcacagagggcagagctggagaagtgaagccagccctttggaggatcatgtgtggtTCCAATACATTGAAATAAGCTGCCTTGGAAACCCAAAGATGTGAAAGATGCCAGGCCTACGGGCTGTCTGCTGAGGAGAGCTGcaaacagggagtggaaccagcccagaggaaagaagtttgttgcagtcaacaaagatgagaaaggagctggagatctgaagagcacttgACCTCAGACATGGAGgtgcagagtttgaagtttgcccagctgggtTCCTGACTTGCTTTGGAGATTATATAGTTAAGTgtttggatgaatctcagaagagaccttcaactttggacttttaacattattgagactgctatagaccaTGGGGGCTTTGGAGTTGGACtaagtgtatttttttaattatcctATGGGTAGGCGTggaccccatagactcatgtttgaacaagcctatgtgggccagggagtggaatatgatggtttgtatatgcttgacccggggagtggcactattaggaggtgtggccttgtcggagtaggtgtgtcactgtgtgtgggcttttaacactcatcctagctgcctgaggatgctcctggcttccttcgggtgaagatgtagaactcagctcctcctgtaccatgttcctgccttgatgataatggactgaacctctgaacctgtaagccagccccaattaaatgttgtcctttataaaacacattgatcatggtgtctgatcacagcaataaaaccctaactaagacaaagggGGAGCAGGAATGTTCCCTGGAGCAGACTGCCTGGAAGGTCACTCAACAGTAGGGTGTTGTGTGCCTTGCTTATTTTTAGAGCTTTATGTGACAACATTCTCATGTTCTCCTTAAAGCCAACCAACAGACAGCGGAAATATGTGACAGTGTCAAGTACACACAATACTCTCTGCATGGAGATTTCAAGGAGTTAAACCATCACTCAGGCCTTTGGACATGAACTTTAGTTTGCATTTGGCTTATATTTCAgattctgtgttttatttttagttatcttttttaatttcttcattttcatatACCTCTTGATTTGTATATAACTGTGTATATAACTGTGTATTTTTTTAGGTGCCAAATTATTTTCTTAGGTTTAATCTCTAGTATATGTTGTTGTGAAACTGTGTGCTGTTTTGTATCATCCCATTATCTTTTTTTAAGATACTTTATTCTTAAAGTTTTGCTAAGATGTTCTTCatccattatttaaaataaaattttgccCTAGCATCCCTAGTTTACTCTTTTGTTATTCTGTTTACATATATAGTCCACatgggatttctttttttataatataTGAGCTAGAACttgaagttaatttttaaaaaaatgttagtgTCCAAGTTCTGTGTATGGAGGAATTAATGCAATTCTCAGAATCACTAAAAAGGAGTGTGGCTGGGCCTCTGCAGCGGGCAGACAGGGGCTTGGGTGCTGTGGAATTCTTCTGTTTACACCTCCACCTCCTCTCAGTCCCACATTTGCCTCCTTCTTTTCACTACGGACTGCCCCTTTCTGGCCTTTACTGAACCTCAGTCTACATGCTCCCCTTTGGCCTTCCCTTGTGTCCTGGAAGTGCAGGTCTGGTCATACTTGACCAGAGAGCTTTTGGATAAATGACTATCCTTCCCTCTGCCTGAGTGCATGAATAATTATGTTtgtccttttctctttcagtCCAGTGCTGGGCCGGTTAATACATGTCGAgttcctttgttttgttgttctaaattccttctttttctttgtgtgtgtgtgtgtgtgtgtgtgtgtgtgtgtgtgtgtgtgtgcgcgcgcgcgtgcgcgcgcacgtgcaaaaatttatcttttttttttattattattcctttaaAATCTCATTGCCTGGGATTTATTCTTCCAGATGAAATTTAGAATGAACATGTCAAGTTCCATTATACATCCCATGTTTTTTTATGGGGATAGATTGAATTCGTAACTTTATAAGTGGAAAATTGGTTTTCCTCTTTTGAGACTCATTTTGTAGAATCacagtgtattttttttatttttaaaaaagtgtgttaACATATACTAAACTTGGCCACATTATTGTCAGTTGTTTACCCTGTGCTAATCTCTGCTTAATCAAACAGAACCTAATGGAAACTATGGAAAACACAGGTAAGCAAAAGAAGACAATAAATGTTTTTTATAGTGCTGTGTGGGATTCATGATGACCATTATTCTGTGGTGGTGGCTCATGGTGAGAGCCATCAAGAATATGGAAATGTGGCATTTTTGCAGCATGCACACTTCTCTGTAGCAGGGCCAGATAGCACTTTGAATTACATTACTCATAACCGAAGAGTCTAAGTGCATTGCCTCAGTGATGGAAGAAGTCCTAATGGTTTCAGTaaattctttttgtctttctttggtGATCAGAAGATAGGTTCTGCTGGGAAGGTCCTATTCACACCTGAGAGGAAAGGTGGGCAGGCATGAACTATGCAGCTCTGCCCTTGTCCATAGAAGGCAACCTTTCTTAGGGCAGCCCTGTTTGCAGCTGTTCACATGACCACTTTCCCGGGTACCTGAGGTTGACAGtcaggtgtctttttttttttttttttttggactcgGATGCACTTTAATCGTCAGTCAGGCTGTTGCCCATCGAACCCAGCTAGATGCCCCACACTGTCTGTGGTAATCCTTAGTCACaggagccatccttccagccttCACGCCATAGCTCGTCAATTTTTGAGCAGTCAAAATCAGGCTTGCCCAGCTTCCGGTTCACCTCACTATGCAGGCAGCACAGCCACTGGCTGAAGGACACTCTAGTGCTTGTGTCTGGCTGGCTcctgcctttcctcttccttATGTCTTCTGCACACTCCTCGCAGGGGTAAAACTTGGAAAATATATGCATGAACTGGGCCATATCCTGCTGTTGTTCTGGCCTGGGCATGTCCAGGTAATAGGAGGCCAGCGTATGAAGGAAAGGCCAGGTATTGTGACCCAATTCTTCCCGATCCTGTGGACAATTCTCCCTAAACTTGATGTCCCGCTGAAATTAGGTGTTGAGCAGGGGACCGGGCCCGAGACCGGGCGTCCAAGCGGGGCATCTGCACCTTCTGCTGGGTCCGCACCCACGACTTGAAGTCCACGCAGGCCGGGCATGGTCACTTCCCGTGCTCCAAACCTTGTGGCGCCGGTGACGCGGCAGGGGCGGTGTTGTCTCTATCTACAGTCAGGTGTCTTGCTGTTTAGTCCTCCTCCTGGAAAGTTGGGTTGGGTGGCCTTTGCAAATGAAGGGTTCAAGCAGTTTTAATAGTGCCTTAATTCTCTGTGCCTTAATAATTCCTCCATGTTTTCCCCAATGGAACGATTTCTGAGAATATGTTTTCTGTGCCCACCATCCACAAGTTCAGTCCAGAAAAGTGTTCCAGACTGGAATTACTTCTGTGATGAAGCGATCATCCCGTGTCTGTTTAGAATGATTGCCTGTGCCATCCGTCATTTCACTGCCTTGCTGTCTATGTGGACACTAGTGAGGAAGAAATGGAACTCCTCTGAAGGTTCCTTTAGTACTTTAGTCAATCCTGACCTGGGCTTGGCCACTCACGCCATGGCTTGGTTTCAGCTCTGCAGACGGGGCTCTCTGGTCACGGCTGGCCCTGGATTCACTGGAGGCTGCAGTGATTGTTGCTAGGCTCTCCGTCGCTATGCTCTGTGGCTTTCCTCACTTCCTAAATTTCATTAATCTGGAACTTCCAgacctttcatttttattaggtCTCGTCTCTTCAACAGTTAGGAGACACCCTTTGACAAATAGAGTTATTTTTTATAACAAAGAACTTTACCCCCCAAAAAATTCACTGTATCTTAACTCTGTTTTCACAAATGTGGGAAGACCTGGAAAATTACAATTACTCACAGATAAACACAGCTGAAATATTCTTGTTTTGTACTAAGGCAACAAATTAAAAGATTGAGGGCACGAGTCCTTGTAGTTTTGAAGATACAGTTTGTGCATTGTGGGGTTCATGTATCACTATGGGACCTTGTGACTTATGGAATCCAAAGTAAAATATCCTTAATTCTCTTCATTCCTTTTAGTAAGAACTTTtaatatccagtccctttcactCCCTaagccatcattttttttttattgctattCCTCCTGTGACCAAACCAACTACTCTcctaattaattttaataataggAAGACTCATTAGTAATGCACTAAGCTGCCTGGATAGACTATGGTGACACTTGAAATTGTGAAAACAGAATGAAATGATGTTGAGCATTTCAGTgccattttaaattttacatggTTATTTCAGGCCAACCACGAACACTGTGTTCAGCATTTGGGAAGATGTGTGTTAATGTTTAAAacgtttaatttcattttttatatttggaCTTGTACATTGTCACAGTCTGGCATTAGCAGTTATTTTTAATGGCCACATTTAATGGTATATTAAGTTAAAAGAGACTGAAGGTTAGAAGGAAGGAACatagtatattttaattattgaAGTATCCTCAATGGAAACAATTAACTCTCAAGAAGTGTATTGCTTAAAAATCTGAATCAAAATTAGGCAAATTAGTTTCTCTCATGAACATCTGTAAAGCATTGAATTTAATTGGCCCGCAGCTGCTAGTGACAGGGATCTCTAGCTTTATTCCTCTAGTTCTCTTCTGCCTTCACATGTCACTTAATTTGCTCTTTTCAACTGCTGGCTAGGTCAGATGCTATTGCTTGTGTTGACAAATTAAGAAATTCTACTTGCTTTTAAGAACCTAAAGTATGCTCATCTGTTGAAATCTTTTTCTTCAAGCACCTGTTAACAGTCATATTTAATGTGCCTCAGCTGTAGCAGTTCCAAGTAATTCTGGTAGGACATACTAATGTTATCTACGTTTTGTTCTTACTCaaatgtttcataaaattagataGCATTATTTAGTTGGAAAAATTTAACTGGGTCCCAGAATAGATGAAGTCCTTATAAAATAAGACTAAACACATTTCATGAATTTTAAAATGGGTGAAAATACAGATTTATTTCTGTGGAATTGCTAGGAATTAAATTCCACATGAGGACATTATCTTTTGACATTACCACATTGTCAGGCTTCAATTTCCTGCTGAGTTAttttttggtctctctctctctctctctctctctctctctctctctctctctctctctctctctctgtgtgtgtgtgtgtgtgtgtgtgtgtgtgtgtgtgtgttagtaaaaGTGCAGGAAC is part of the Rattus norvegicus strain BN/NHsdMcwi chromosome 4, GRCr8, whole genome shotgun sequence genome and encodes:
- the LOC120102446 gene encoding FAD-linked sulfhydryl oxidase ALR-like, coding for MTDGTGNHSKQTRDDRFITERDIKFRENCPQDREELGHNTWPFLHTLASYYLDMPRPEQQQDMAQFMHIFSKFYPCEECAEDIRKRKGRSQPDTSTRVSFSQWLCCLHSEVNRKLGKPDFDCSKIDELWREGWKDGSCD